TTTATTTATTCTTGCAGCTCTGTAAACACTAAAACTGAGAGTCTTAATAATGGTTGGATTAATGAAAATAAATTTAGCATTAATTCAATAGGCTATCCAAATACTGATAATAATGCCACATCAGAAGAAAATAAAAATAGTGCCTATAATGCTGCTTTATCTCTTTCTATAGTAAAAATTGAGAATGCTTTTGCAAAAGAATTGCCAGAAAATTATAAATATTATGATGATTTGAAGAGTTTTATATCTAATAATGTAAAAATAGAGCATGCAAATTATGTGGATAATAGATATTATAATATAATAGCTTCTGTAGAACATGATAATTTATTAGATAGCTTAAGAAAAGGTAAAAAAATAACAAAATAATGTAATTTTTTTTATATTTATTTTACATTTAAATTAAATATAAGTTTATTATAATAATAAAAAATACATATTAGGAGAAAAGTATGAAGTCTACTAAATTGATTGCATTTGTAGGTTCAATTGCATTATTGTTTGGTATGATAGCTTTTGCTCAGGCTAAAATTGATTTAGCTAAAATACCTGATGGTACTTATTTGGGTAACTACAAAGCTACTTACAAAACAAAACAAGGTGACTACCAAGCTAAAGTAACAGTTCAAGGTGGTAAATTAACTAAAGTTGTAATGACTAAATGTGCTCATTCAAGCGGTCCTGCTAGAGCTAAAGCAGCTTATGATAAAATGATTGCTGCTAACAATATTTATGTTGATGGTGTTACTGGTGCTACTTGGACAGCTCTTATTGAAGATGCTTTAACTAAATTAACTCCAGCAAAATAATCTTAAATAGGATATGAAAAATTGTATTAGAGAGTGTATTCATAATTGAATACACTTTTTTTATATTCTTTTATTTATTTTTATATTTAAAAATAAGCCTATTAACATAATTATAAAAGTTATAAGTATTGCTATATACATGTTTAATTCAAAATTGTATCTTAAATGTTGAAAATCAGAAATTTTCCTAGATAATTCTATTAAAACATTTGCAGCAAACTCTGTTGTCTTTGCTGGGTATATTGATATAGTATTAAAT
This is a stretch of genomic DNA from Brachyspira sp. SAP_772. It encodes these proteins:
- a CDS encoding FMN-binding protein; the protein is MKSTKLIAFVGSIALLFGMIAFAQAKIDLAKIPDGTYLGNYKATYKTKQGDYQAKVTVQGGKLTKVVMTKCAHSSGPARAKAAYDKMIAANNIYVDGVTGATWTALIEDALTKLTPAK